From Triticum aestivum cultivar Chinese Spring chromosome 4A, IWGSC CS RefSeq v2.1, whole genome shotgun sequence, a single genomic window includes:
- the LOC123087056 gene encoding uncharacterized protein isoform X2 translates to MTPTTDNNFDHDKLVELANIYSIDFSSQERYLLTDQLNIYIDVMKRSTGFLACDSLSSLALKLVQSRQHLVFPLVYRLIRLALTLPVATASVERVFSAMNIIKTDLRNKMGDDWLNDLMVCFVEREIFAKISDKEIMVHFHALKNRRGHLPPEPGVHYAICLKGLIWKLELWDHIVA, encoded by the exons ATGACTCCGACGACCGACAA CAACTTTGATCATGATAAGCTAGTTGAGCTTGCAAATATTTACTCAATTGATTTCTCTTCACAAGAGCGCTATCTGTTGACTGATCAACTCAACATATATATTGATGTGATGAAAAGAAGTACTGGATTCTTGGCTTGCGATAGTTTGAGTTCTCTTGCTCTCAAGTTGGTTCAGAGTAGACAACATCTGGTATTTCCATTGGTTTATCGGCTCATCAGACTTGCATTGACATTACCGGTGGCAACTGCATCAGTTGAAAGGGTTTTCTCAGCCATGAATATTATAAAGACTGATCTTCGAAACAAGATGGGTGATGATTGGCTTAATGATTTGATGGTTTGCTTTGTTGAGCGCGAGATATTTGCTAAAATTAGTGATAAAGAGATTATGGTTCATTTTCATGCCTTGAAGAACCGTCGAGGTCATCTACCTCCAGAACCTGGTGTTCATTATGCAATTTGTCTTAAAG GTCTCATTTGGAAGTTGGAATTATGGGATCATATTGTGGCATAA
- the LOC123087056 gene encoding uncharacterized protein isoform X1, translating to MNNRFSETSTRLLKCIACLDPRDSFSNFDHDKLVELANIYSIDFSSQERYLLTDQLNIYIDVMKRSTGFLACDSLSSLALKLVQSRQHLVFPLVYRLIRLALTLPVATASVERVFSAMNIIKTDLRNKMGDDWLNDLMVCFVEREIFAKISDKEIMVHFHALKNRRGHLPPEPGVHYAICLKGLIWKLELWDHIVA from the exons ATGAATAATCGATTTAGTGAAACTTCTACACGCTTGTTGAAGTGCATTGCTTGCCTTGATCCTAGAGACTCATTTAGCAACTTTGATCATGATAAGCTAGTTGAGCTTGCAAATATTTACTCAATTGATTTCTCTTCACAAGAGCGCTATCTGTTGACTGATCAACTCAACATATATATTGATGTGATGAAAAGAAGTACTGGATTCTTGGCTTGCGATAGTTTGAGTTCTCTTGCTCTCAAGTTGGTTCAGAGTAGACAACATCTGGTATTTCCATTGGTTTATCGGCTCATCAGACTTGCATTGACATTACCGGTGGCAACTGCATCAGTTGAAAGGGTTTTCTCAGCCATGAATATTATAAAGACTGATCTTCGAAACAAGATGGGTGATGATTGGCTTAATGATTTGATGGTTTGCTTTGTTGAGCGCGAGATATTTGCTAAAATTAGTGATAAAGAGATTATGGTTCATTTTCATGCCTTGAAGAACCGTCGAGGTCATCTACCTCCAGAACCTGGTGTTCATTATGCAATTTGTCTTAAAG GTCTCATTTGGAAGTTGGAATTATGGGATCATATTGTGGCATAA